A stretch of Bifidobacterium sp. ESL0704 DNA encodes these proteins:
- a CDS encoding anthranilate synthase component I family protein encodes MMSMSAEAGAGSDGDAAVRGVVGSKSRYAGIRPTLDEVRELAGTGKYRRIPVMRELLADRLTTIEAMRRVRAASNHCFLLESAEADQRMGRYSFLGFAPTLELTCKAGELSIKRVAPAGSSDGDVVVERRHVNHPSDAIRKVLAQYASPRLEGFPPFAGGLVGYFSFGYFAYAEPTLRQKTRDPKALPDVDLMLFDQLISFDSYRQRLQLIAGVDTDDVDASYERAVAQIEGMQQILENGKRYDFKPLELQGELQLTLNREQYGSMVKKAKEHIYAGDIFQVVLSNPSTALASGSLFDAYRLMRAENPSPYMVFMSSDDIEIAAASPETLVRLEDGKLLTYPLAGTRPRGATPEEDKRIEQDLLSDEKELAEHNMLVDLGRNDIGRVSQLGSVEVERLHDILRFSHVMHIGSTVAGKLADGKDALDVIDAVLPAGTLSGAPKIRACQIIAELENSPRDIYGGAIGYLDFSGNLDTCIGIRLAFKHDGKVTVQSGAGIVADSDPNKEFEECRNKALAVVDAINQANGGLK; translated from the coding sequence ATGATGAGCATGAGTGCGGAAGCTGGTGCGGGTTCGGACGGCGATGCGGCCGTGCGGGGCGTTGTCGGTAGCAAGAGCCGTTACGCTGGCATTCGGCCGACGCTTGATGAAGTGCGCGAGTTGGCTGGTACCGGCAAATACCGCCGTATCCCGGTGATGCGCGAGCTGCTTGCCGACCGTCTGACCACCATCGAGGCGATGCGCCGGGTGCGTGCCGCTTCCAATCACTGCTTCCTTCTGGAAAGCGCCGAAGCCGACCAGCGTATGGGACGCTACAGCTTCCTAGGGTTTGCGCCGACGCTGGAACTGACCTGCAAAGCCGGGGAGCTGAGCATCAAGCGCGTCGCTCCTGCCGGCTCGTCGGACGGCGACGTCGTGGTCGAGCGCAGGCATGTCAATCATCCGAGCGATGCGATTCGCAAGGTACTCGCCCAATATGCCAGCCCGCGGCTCGAAGGCTTCCCTCCGTTCGCCGGCGGCTTGGTGGGCTACTTCTCCTTCGGCTATTTCGCATATGCCGAGCCGACGTTGCGGCAGAAAACCCGGGACCCCAAGGCCTTGCCTGATGTCGATCTGATGCTCTTCGACCAGCTCATCTCCTTTGATTCCTACCGTCAGCGCCTCCAGCTGATCGCCGGGGTCGATACCGATGATGTGGACGCCTCCTACGAGCGCGCCGTCGCCCAGATCGAGGGAATGCAACAGATTCTCGAGAACGGTAAGCGCTACGATTTTAAGCCGCTGGAACTTCAGGGCGAATTGCAGCTCACGCTCAACCGCGAGCAGTACGGTTCGATGGTCAAGAAGGCGAAGGAGCACATCTACGCCGGCGATATCTTCCAGGTCGTGCTTTCCAATCCCAGCACTGCTCTGGCCTCGGGAAGCCTGTTCGACGCCTACCGTCTCATGCGGGCCGAAAACCCGAGTCCTTACATGGTCTTCATGTCCAGCGACGATATCGAAATCGCCGCCGCCTCGCCCGAGACGCTGGTACGGCTCGAAGACGGCAAGCTGCTGACTTATCCGCTGGCCGGCACCCGCCCGCGCGGTGCGACGCCGGAAGAGGACAAGCGCATCGAACAGGATTTGCTCAGCGACGAAAAGGAACTGGCCGAGCACAACATGCTGGTCGACCTCGGACGTAACGACATCGGCCGTGTCTCGCAGCTTGGCAGCGTCGAAGTGGAACGGCTGCACGATATCCTGCGCTTCTCGCATGTCATGCATATTGGTTCCACAGTCGCGGGCAAGCTCGCTGACGGTAAGGATGCGCTCGACGTCATCGACGCGGTGCTGCCGGCCGGCACGCTTTCCGGGGCCCCGAAAATCCGCGCCTGCCAGATCATCGCGGAACTTGAAAATTCCCCGCGCGACATCTACGGCGGGGCCATCGGCTACCTCGACTTCTCCGGCAATCTTGACACCTGCATCGGCATCCGCTTGGCGTTCAAGCACGATGGCAAGGTGACGGTGCAATCCGGCGCGGGCATTGTCGCCGATTCCGACCCGAACAAGGAATTCGAGGAATGCCGCAACAAGGCGCTCGCCGTCGTGGACGCCATCAACCAGGCGAACGGAGGCCTGAAATGA
- a CDS encoding glutamate--tRNA ligase family protein → MHIGNVYAMLAAWLSAHAGDGAGQEAGDGRLGDRNVDCNVNRGKVLLRIEDVDGPRALKDADKWIMDDLHWLGLDWDGEPVYQSQRTEIYEEALRSMGSVSVEDVALADGAFADSRNSSADDLNGSENVLDDRNSLQGRMAQDTVLHSSLEKAMKSGGSDDAADGQSFSYVKWMQDLAERSHSLGNGVAGGFPLVYPCFCSRADLRAASAPQEGDRFLIYPGTCRRLLAERPDVVRSRLEAGKRHSWRIAVPEAGVPGSVVEFDDAVFGKQRFDLSREVGDTVIRRSDGIFSYQLAVVVDDLLMGVNDIVRGRDLLRSTALQIWIRRALVASGFAAKYGIDGNVDRISSPENRCNADSDDGAIAQGSGEPAGMISAVNPAYAHLPLIDDPAGVRLAKRKHSLDIAALRADGVRPEQIIGYCAWLLGIRTTGAVHISDTSAPVAMSAREALECFTFDDIRANKSDRILSPDWADEVDRPKNGSVA, encoded by the coding sequence ATGCATATCGGCAACGTCTATGCGATGCTTGCGGCATGGCTCTCGGCCCATGCGGGCGACGGTGCGGGCCAAGAGGCCGGTGATGGCCGTTTGGGCGATCGCAACGTTGATTGCAACGTCAACCGAGGCAAGGTGCTGCTGCGAATCGAGGATGTCGACGGCCCCCGGGCGCTCAAGGACGCCGATAAATGGATCATGGACGATCTGCACTGGCTCGGGCTTGACTGGGACGGCGAGCCGGTCTATCAGTCGCAGCGCACGGAAATCTACGAGGAGGCCTTGCGCTCGATGGGGTCGGTGAGCGTCGAAGACGTCGCTTTGGCTGATGGGGCTTTTGCGGATTCGCGGAATTCTTCGGCAGATGACCTTAATGGTTCCGAAAATGTATTGGATGATAGAAATTCTTTACAAGGCAGGATGGCGCAAGATACGGTTTTGCATTCGTCTCTTGAAAAAGCTATGAAATCGGGCGGTTCCGACGATGCTGCGGATGGCCAAAGCTTTTCGTACGTCAAGTGGATGCAGGATCTTGCCGAACGTTCGCATTCTCTGGGAAACGGAGTCGCCGGCGGTTTCCCGCTCGTCTACCCGTGTTTCTGCTCGCGTGCCGATTTGCGCGCGGCCTCGGCGCCGCAGGAGGGCGACCGGTTCCTGATCTATCCCGGAACGTGCCGGAGGCTTCTGGCCGAGCGGCCTGACGTTGTGCGCTCGCGGTTGGAAGCCGGGAAGCGTCATTCGTGGCGTATAGCGGTCCCGGAAGCCGGGGTGCCGGGAAGTGTTGTCGAATTTGATGACGCGGTATTTGGCAAGCAGCGTTTCGATTTATCGCGTGAGGTCGGCGATACGGTGATTCGGCGTTCGGACGGCATCTTTTCCTACCAGCTGGCGGTGGTGGTCGATGATCTGTTGATGGGGGTCAACGACATCGTACGCGGCCGCGATTTGCTGCGTTCCACGGCCCTGCAGATTTGGATTCGACGTGCGTTGGTGGCCTCCGGTTTCGCCGCAAAATACGGGATTGACGGAAACGTCGATAGGATTTCTTCACCGGAAAATAGGTGTAATGCAGACAGTGATGATGGGGCAATCGCGCAAGGCTCAGGTGAACCGGCCGGCATGATTTCAGCGGTGAACCCCGCCTACGCCCATCTTCCGCTGATCGACGACCCTGCGGGTGTGCGTCTGGCCAAGCGCAAACATTCACTGGATATCGCAGCGTTGCGTGCCGATGGGGTCCGTCCGGAGCAGATTATCGGGTATTGTGCATGGTTGCTTGGCATTCGCACAACTGGGGCTGTCCACATTTCGGACACTTCCGCGCCGGTTGCGATGAGCGCACGAGAGGCCTTGGAATGCTTCACTTTTGACGATATTCGTGCGAACAAATCCGACCGCATTCTAAGCCCGGATTGGGCAGATGAAGTTGACAGGCCGAAAAACGGAAGTGTAGCCTAA
- a CDS encoding DUF3152 domain-containing protein — protein MKSVYLVRRVVVAVAALIVVVAVVVGCRAVVSAVVRHRDSAARQASSQALHKSGNATRSNDTSKRKPPKPNAGKAAGREMLNDHRRAVIAAAAQKTAAASGKQVRQYSYCVSGKGDVGDAGVIQSFENVVFRTLNDPRGWPRAGATFTYNADSSHCDFTVYLAQASQMQTFSANCSNSYSCCVGDNVIINQDRYNEATPQLLSAGMSLDRYREMVINHETGHRLGHLDNQPSCPASGSPAPLMQEQSMSLRGCTPNEWPLDSELWVK, from the coding sequence ATGAAATCGGTGTATCTCGTCCGTCGGGTCGTCGTCGCGGTAGCGGCGTTGATCGTCGTCGTCGCCGTCGTTGTGGGTTGCAGAGCCGTGGTGTCGGCCGTTGTCCGCCACCGTGATTCCGCAGCCCGGCAAGCCTCGTCGCAAGCCCTGCATAAGTCGGGGAATGCGACGCGGTCAAACGATACCTCGAAAAGAAAGCCGCCGAAACCGAATGCGGGCAAAGCGGCCGGTCGGGAGATGTTGAACGATCATCGACGTGCGGTGATCGCCGCGGCGGCGCAGAAAACCGCTGCTGCCAGCGGCAAGCAGGTTCGCCAGTACTCGTACTGTGTGAGCGGCAAGGGCGATGTCGGCGATGCCGGTGTGATCCAGAGTTTTGAAAACGTCGTGTTCCGTACGTTGAACGATCCGCGCGGATGGCCTCGTGCCGGCGCCACGTTTACGTATAACGCCGATTCAAGTCATTGCGATTTTACCGTTTATCTTGCTCAGGCCTCGCAGATGCAGACGTTTTCAGCCAATTGTTCCAATAGCTACAGCTGTTGCGTAGGCGACAACGTCATCATCAATCAGGACCGCTACAACGAGGCGACGCCGCAATTGCTCTCAGCGGGCATGAGTCTTGACCGTTACCGCGAAATGGTTATCAACCACGAGACGGGCCACCGCCTCGGCCATCTTGACAACCAGCCTTCATGCCCAGCTTCGGGGTCGCCCGCGCCGCTGATGCAGGAGCAATCGATGAGCCTGCGCGGCTGCACGCCCAACGAATGGCCGTTGGATTCAGAGCTGTGGGTGAAATGA
- a CDS encoding MIP/aquaporin family protein: MEFSLTAKLAAEFIGTAFLMIFGNGAVANTELKGTKGHGTGWLNIAMGYGFGVMFPVMMIGSVSGAHINPAMTIGQAVNGLFPWSEVMPYIIAQLLGAALGQLIIYITYLPYYKMETSPDAIFATFSTTEASGNKVVYFLNELFGTLVLVLGALCMLSLPWGKKDPAAAAIVVGLIVWGLVTSMGGSTGPGLNPARDLVPRFLHWILPIPNKGTSRWGEAWIPVVAPIVGAIIGAWIFKVCFG, from the coding sequence ATGGAATTCTCTCTTACGGCAAAATTGGCTGCCGAATTCATCGGCACCGCTTTTCTGATGATATTCGGCAACGGTGCGGTCGCCAACACCGAACTCAAAGGCACGAAGGGTCATGGTACCGGTTGGCTCAACATAGCGATGGGCTACGGTTTCGGCGTGATGTTCCCGGTCATGATGATCGGTTCCGTCTCAGGTGCGCATATCAACCCCGCGATGACCATCGGCCAAGCCGTCAATGGCCTGTTCCCATGGTCCGAGGTCATGCCGTATATCATCGCGCAGCTTCTTGGTGCTGCTCTGGGCCAGCTGATCATCTACATCACTTATCTCCCGTACTACAAGATGGAGACCAGCCCGGACGCCATTTTTGCGACGTTCAGCACCACTGAGGCCTCCGGCAACAAAGTCGTCTACTTCCTCAACGAGCTCTTCGGCACCCTCGTTCTCGTGCTCGGCGCCCTGTGCATGCTCTCTCTGCCTTGGGGCAAGAAGGACCCGGCGGCTGCAGCCATCGTTGTCGGCCTTATCGTTTGGGGTCTGGTGACCTCCATGGGCGGATCCACTGGCCCCGGCCTCAATCCGGCTCGTGACCTTGTGCCGCGCTTCCTGCACTGGATCCTCCCGATTCCCAACAAGGGCACTTCTCGCTGGGGCGAGGCCTGGATCCCGGTCGTGGCTCCGATTGTCGGCGCCATCATCGGCGCGTGGATTTTCAAGGTCTGCTTCGGCTGA
- a CDS encoding MFS transporter, whose amino-acid sequence MIRTRRRGGQGSKTRFRHHSRHDRITLGNAIGYGVGDIFGGGQLTLIGTYLVLFWTRFCGMSISSAQSVVGLSAIISGVAALSFGILGDNLYRFSFGRRYGRRHFFLMLVPPLILVGILLWIPGLPFALYFLVYVLWVTVAQLFASAYNTLPGEMAYGFDDRTRLSTIRLLISGASGTLILLIGGGTLSIFGEHRPTGYMMFTIAITVCFAVAVLICWKSTWEMSPEEAGFGQYAGSEGFAGRQRSERLSIRAEIKLWWHRLIVMFREYASTLRIAIFRRHLALYLLMLTAGDVFGQTFVFFVIYDWNKSAAFASLLLSSGIITVPLNPLFGATMIKVGPKRMYQASFAASLVGLAWIFAAWRLVGVIAEPWWTVFAVAGALFFFIAKAPSGYLPWAVFPFIADVDQVVSGKYRASTFTGIQAGLRQLTSGLSSIVVGAILGFVGFDSSRRVQASFACNGLGALMIGWYALSIVICIIVVRRFDLDKRTDGIALAESARIAAGGEANDVEPSVRATLEDLTGQPYGR is encoded by the coding sequence TTGATTCGGACTCGACGAAGAGGCGGACAAGGCAGCAAGACACGATTCCGTCACCACTCCCGGCACGACCGAATCACGCTAGGCAACGCCATCGGCTACGGCGTCGGCGACATTTTCGGCGGGGGCCAGCTCACGCTCATTGGCACCTACCTGGTGCTGTTCTGGACACGGTTCTGCGGCATGTCCATTTCCTCGGCGCAATCGGTCGTGGGCTTAAGCGCCATCATCAGTGGTGTGGCGGCTCTTTCGTTCGGTATTCTCGGCGACAACCTCTACCGTTTCTCGTTCGGCCGCCGTTATGGCCGTCGGCATTTCTTCCTTATGTTGGTGCCCCCGCTGATTCTGGTCGGCATCCTTCTGTGGATTCCTGGTCTGCCGTTTGCGCTCTATTTCCTTGTCTATGTATTGTGGGTCACCGTCGCCCAGCTGTTCGCCTCCGCCTACAACACGCTGCCCGGCGAGATGGCGTACGGGTTCGACGACCGCACCAGGCTCTCGACCATACGTCTGCTGATTTCAGGGGCTTCCGGCACGCTTATTCTGCTCATCGGTGGGGGCACGCTTTCGATTTTCGGTGAACACCGGCCGACAGGATATATGATGTTCACCATCGCCATCACGGTCTGCTTTGCTGTGGCGGTGTTGATCTGTTGGAAGAGCACGTGGGAGATGTCGCCCGAGGAGGCGGGATTCGGCCAGTACGCTGGATCCGAAGGGTTTGCCGGACGCCAGCGGTCTGAGCGCCTTTCGATTCGTGCGGAAATCAAGCTGTGGTGGCATCGCTTGATCGTCATGTTCCGCGAGTACGCCAGCACGTTGCGCATTGCGATTTTCCGTCGCCACCTGGCGCTGTACCTGCTGATGCTCACCGCCGGCGATGTGTTCGGCCAGACCTTCGTGTTTTTCGTCATCTATGACTGGAACAAATCCGCCGCGTTCGCCTCGTTGCTCTTAAGCTCCGGCATCATCACCGTGCCGTTGAACCCGCTGTTCGGCGCGACCATGATCAAGGTCGGTCCGAAACGCATGTATCAGGCGAGTTTTGCCGCGAGCCTCGTCGGCCTGGCCTGGATCTTCGCGGCATGGCGTTTGGTCGGGGTGATCGCGGAACCGTGGTGGACGGTTTTCGCCGTCGCCGGCGCCCTGTTCTTCTTCATCGCCAAAGCGCCTTCCGGTTATCTGCCGTGGGCCGTCTTCCCGTTCATCGCCGACGTCGATCAGGTCGTGTCCGGCAAATATCGCGCCTCGACGTTCACCGGCATACAGGCAGGATTGCGTCAGTTGACTTCGGGGCTTTCCTCGATTGTCGTCGGCGCTATCTTGGGATTCGTCGGTTTTGATTCCTCGCGCCGGGTGCAGGCCTCTTTCGCCTGCAACGGCCTCGGAGCCCTGATGATTGGCTGGTATGCCCTCTCCATTGTCATTTGCATCATCGTTGTCCGCAGGTTCGATCTCGATAAGCGCACGGACGGCATCGCCCTTGCCGAGTCCGCCCGCATCGCAGCCGGTGGCGAGGCAAATGACGTGGAACCGTCGGTTCGTGCCACGCTGGAGGATTTGACCGGCCAGCCTTACGGGCGGTGA
- a CDS encoding AAA family ATPase: MYLKCLELSNFKCYSGSQKFVFSPATNYFVGNNNAGKTTVLDAIAFLRDGLPNGTTIKDFKSLRPEGDQFFVEGTFSGEDLPSIIEQSIPKNASRLVKRIDDEGNLIMRRSFSDDTQVKKVDTYNPEDGTYSNVTGISAPIQAIFEPTFMKATDTPDNVISFKTNKTLGRLIAPYTESFMKSKQWDNFNTAYAAAFNDTEKGYVSFLDELKQEINTLTNTQYGKNLSLQFKFEPPEPKSLSEQGTISVYDGFVDSDLKSKGNGIQRAIAFAIIEIYAKHKKSESGTPLFLCLDEPETWMHPQAQVQLAEAISDISQTEQVWVSTHSPYMLRCFAGPSSEESKKTDKLYLFRDFDDSIPAQEHIVPNGELGTLRVGHPSLAEITYQAFQMPTPEFHSELYGLLQEKLQCDGPTAVDNKLIPDIKYEDDHAFWERRHQQWISKGREGNEPREPGRENYREYAPIADIFRDDPELKQHIIDTSTVRFDSRSLQNSRSINRGCNPIVKESLPTFIRNSFDHPESLIDRDKAKTLVTQEEEWKFFNQADELENTRKHWKQAELKDSTEILIKLVKALPNPSTE, encoded by the coding sequence ATGTATCTTAAATGCCTAGAATTATCGAATTTTAAATGCTACTCAGGTTCACAAAAATTTGTTTTCTCTCCAGCCACCAACTATTTTGTAGGCAATAACAACGCAGGAAAGACAACGGTTCTAGATGCCATTGCCTTTTTAAGAGACGGCTTACCCAACGGGACAACCATAAAAGACTTCAAATCCCTTCGGCCAGAAGGAGACCAATTCTTCGTCGAAGGAACCTTTTCGGGAGAGGATTTGCCATCTATTATCGAACAATCAATTCCCAAAAATGCCTCTAGACTTGTCAAACGCATCGATGACGAAGGAAACCTCATCATGCGCCGTTCGTTTTCCGACGATACCCAGGTCAAAAAGGTGGATACCTACAATCCAGAAGATGGCACATACAGCAACGTCACTGGCATCTCGGCACCGATTCAGGCTATTTTCGAGCCTACTTTCATGAAAGCCACAGATACTCCTGACAACGTCATCAGCTTTAAGACAAACAAGACACTCGGTCGTCTTATCGCCCCATACACAGAATCTTTCATGAAATCGAAACAATGGGATAACTTCAATACCGCTTATGCCGCTGCTTTCAACGATACGGAAAAAGGCTACGTGAGTTTTCTCGACGAGCTCAAACAAGAAATCAATACACTCACCAATACACAGTATGGCAAAAACCTATCGCTACAATTCAAATTTGAGCCGCCCGAGCCTAAGTCGCTTTCCGAGCAAGGCACTATCAGCGTTTACGACGGATTCGTCGATTCAGACCTCAAGTCCAAAGGGAATGGCATACAAAGAGCGATAGCCTTCGCCATAATTGAGATTTATGCGAAACATAAGAAATCCGAATCCGGAACCCCGTTATTCCTCTGCTTGGATGAGCCGGAAACCTGGATGCATCCACAGGCACAGGTTCAACTTGCCGAAGCCATTTCGGACATTTCACAAACCGAACAGGTATGGGTATCCACACATTCGCCATATATGCTCAGATGTTTCGCAGGTCCCAGCTCTGAGGAGTCAAAGAAAACCGACAAACTGTATCTTTTCCGCGATTTCGATGATTCCATCCCAGCACAAGAACATATCGTCCCCAATGGGGAACTCGGAACATTACGTGTAGGACACCCTTCCTTGGCAGAAATAACGTATCAGGCTTTTCAGATGCCTACACCTGAATTCCACAGCGAACTATACGGCCTGCTTCAAGAAAAGCTTCAATGCGACGGACCCACAGCGGTCGACAACAAACTGATTCCAGATATCAAATACGAAGACGATCATGCCTTTTGGGAACGCCGGCACCAACAATGGATTTCCAAAGGCCGAGAAGGCAATGAGCCCCGAGAACCCGGACGCGAAAATTATCGAGAATATGCCCCCATCGCAGACATCTTTCGTGATGATCCAGAACTCAAACAACATATCATCGATACTTCGACTGTACGATTCGATAGCCGATCCCTTCAAAATAGTCGATCCATTAACAGAGGATGCAATCCAATCGTCAAGGAAAGTCTTCCTACTTTTATTCGCAATTCTTTTGACCATCCGGAGAGCCTCATCGATCGGGACAAAGCCAAAACGTTAGTGACGCAGGAAGAGGAATGGAAATTCTTCAATCAGGCAGACGAACTGGAAAACACACGCAAACATTGGAAACAGGCAGAACTCAAGGATTCAACGGAAATACTCATCAAACTTGTCAAAGCTCTGCCCAATCCCTCCACTGAATAA
- the spxB gene encoding pyruvate oxidase, which translates to MKRKGPTMADKINASDAMIKVLEDWGVTHIFGLPGGSFDSTMNALHNRRDTMKYIQVRHEEAGALAAAGEAKFTGKIGVCFGSAGPGAVHLLNGLYDAKHDHVPVLALVAQVPTTMMNTDYFQEINEGPIFDDVAVYNRTVMTAEQLPAVVDQAIRQAYEHSGVAVVIIPKDLGWTPIDDTFRSTAHDFSRGTVSVEPSAEDVAKAVQILNDAERPLIYFGTGAKDAAEELVALSEKMKIPMMSSALGLGVLPEGQKAYVRSAGRVATKPGVDAAKSADAVLFIGTNMPFASYFVHPETTFIQVNIKPTDIGKRHHVDLGIVADAKATLKAMLEVAPKVDSRPYYDVIVEDLANWNEWSAAREDLESTPLEPDTVFARINRNAKSNAIFAVDVGNVTIDSYRMLKVSPEQKISTSAWYATMGYALPAAIGAQESYPDRQVFSISGDGGFAMNMQDIMTQVKYHEPIINIVLTNETLGFIEGEQDDINQPHSGVDLIDGDYASACEALGAQGFEVRTLAELDDAFAKALANYDGPSVIDVKISGIRPLPVEQLVLDVDEQHSEADVDEFARTYHSQGLVSIAELLKRHGLCGDVKPLKRFGSA; encoded by the coding sequence ATGAAGCGAAAGGGGCCGACGATGGCCGACAAAATCAATGCATCCGACGCGATGATCAAGGTACTTGAGGATTGGGGCGTGACCCATATCTTCGGGCTTCCCGGCGGGTCGTTCGACTCGACGATGAACGCGCTGCACAACCGGCGCGACACTATGAAATACATTCAGGTTCGCCATGAAGAGGCGGGTGCGCTGGCCGCGGCCGGCGAAGCCAAGTTCACCGGCAAGATCGGCGTGTGCTTCGGTTCCGCAGGGCCCGGTGCCGTTCACTTGCTCAACGGCCTGTACGATGCCAAACACGATCATGTGCCGGTGCTTGCGTTGGTGGCACAGGTGCCGACGACGATGATGAACACGGATTATTTCCAGGAAATCAATGAAGGGCCGATCTTCGACGATGTCGCCGTCTACAACCGCACGGTGATGACCGCCGAACAGCTGCCGGCCGTGGTCGATCAGGCCATCCGGCAGGCTTACGAACATTCCGGTGTCGCCGTGGTCATCATTCCCAAGGATTTGGGTTGGACGCCGATTGACGATACTTTCCGCTCCACGGCGCATGATTTCAGCCGCGGTACGGTCAGTGTCGAGCCGAGCGCCGAGGACGTGGCCAAGGCCGTCCAAATCCTCAATGACGCTGAACGGCCACTGATCTACTTCGGCACCGGTGCCAAGGACGCGGCCGAGGAGCTGGTGGCGCTCTCCGAGAAAATGAAGATCCCGATGATGTCGTCAGCGCTCGGTCTCGGTGTGCTGCCGGAAGGTCAGAAGGCGTATGTGCGCAGCGCCGGACGCGTGGCCACCAAGCCGGGCGTGGATGCGGCCAAATCCGCGGACGCGGTGCTGTTCATCGGCACCAACATGCCTTTCGCTTCCTATTTTGTTCATCCGGAGACCACATTCATCCAGGTCAACATCAAGCCCACGGATATCGGCAAACGTCACCACGTCGATCTGGGCATCGTGGCGGATGCCAAGGCCACATTGAAGGCGATGCTTGAGGTCGCGCCCAAGGTCGATTCGCGTCCGTACTATGACGTGATCGTGGAGGATCTTGCCAACTGGAACGAATGGTCGGCGGCTCGTGAAGATCTCGAAAGTACACCGCTTGAACCGGATACGGTCTTCGCCCGCATCAATCGCAACGCCAAGTCGAACGCGATCTTTGCCGTCGACGTAGGCAACGTGACCATCGACAGTTACCGCATGCTCAAGGTGAGCCCCGAGCAAAAAATTTCGACCTCCGCATGGTACGCCACGATGGGTTACGCGCTGCCGGCCGCCATCGGCGCGCAGGAGAGCTACCCCGACCGTCAGGTCTTCTCCATCAGCGGTGACGGCGGATTCGCGATGAACATGCAGGATATCATGACGCAGGTGAAGTACCATGAGCCGATCATCAACATCGTGCTGACCAATGAGACGCTGGGCTTTATCGAAGGCGAGCAGGATGACATCAATCAGCCCCATTCGGGCGTCGATCTGATTGACGGAGACTATGCAAGTGCGTGCGAGGCTCTGGGCGCACAGGGCTTTGAGGTTCGCACACTCGCCGAGCTCGACGATGCGTTTGCGAAGGCGCTGGCCAACTACGACGGGCCGAGCGTCATCGACGTGAAAATCTCCGGCATCCGTCCGCTGCCCGTCGAACAGCTTGTGCTCGACGTAGACGAGCAACATAGCGAAGCCGACGTGGATGAGTTCGCGCGCACCTACCATTCGCAAGGGTTGGTATCTATCGCCGAGCTGCTTAAGCGGCATGGGCTTTGCGGCGATGTCAAGCCGCTGAAGCGTTTTGGGTCCGCCTGA